aATTAGGGGGTATCAACATCCGAGGGGGGATCAACATCCGCTACCAGCGGTGACCGGTAGCTTCGAGTTCTGGACCTGAGAGTGGgagtggtagaggaggaggagccgccataCTGAAGGAGGCTTGAGggcaggtccaaaccccccgcagggtacactggggagaccgcctcgtcagtggaggagggaggaggcaacacaagccgccttcttttttggcttggttggccctggctgctcctgctgtggctagagccacgacgagatggtgtgtgtcctggagcagccagaacctgtgcctctgggtgtgtgtctgtgtgcctcctcttatgttttcttttttttttttccctgccttcggcggcatctcccccagaagcactcctacgggaggatgagggcctggcaggagcaggagtgggccgcacactggtatggtggctgtggtggcgtcgcccggcacttggaccagggtggggtggctggagtgactctgcagcagtagtcggagtcacgctagccagcgacggcactacgggcagtgtcgctgactgcgcgacccgagactgctgcagagccctcacgtaagaattgtggcagtcctgcatcaccgaaatctggagttccggcgtaaggttttccaccaagcccttagcaattgtgcttaaaaaatgttttgccggatttgtgagctcggcttccaggatttcaaggcgccgtcccatactggacatttcatctctcaacgccttgaaaccgttctggaacaccgtgcccaagtgcaaaaattcaggcatgactgacctgtccgaggcccgctggcgctgtcgggaattcccgaacgaaggtgcgccagaggcctcgggcaggggaaaacctgacgtaccggcagccggttctccagatgatggtggtgcaggcctgctgtcgctgtgggatggctgtgacggctcagatggcgatccatgaagttccgcttcacaggggggagctcgctggagggtgctgctgtgtgtcctgtgaaaagataatgtaaaaattagtcttcaattaataaactatcacatacgccaactcctgtaaaaaaatgttcattacatgacacaacaaaacattacaatcccctgtctctcactctgtgtggcctataataaattgctgattgttatcgccagctgaccattagggctcacgataacaatcatggacataccgacggcagaaaatgactgtacattccctctgccaaaggcaatgcatacccctgtcatattTTGAAAAAATTTTGGTGTGAAATAATAATTTCAAGATGCCGTCTATGTCTCAAAAATAATAGAAAATTTaaggtctataaaaaaaaaatttaaaaaaaaaaacaaaaaaaaactttgctgatctgatcgcaggaatgtccatgacgttaggatcttgtgatcgagacgtcatcattattcctgcgatcagaactacactgactcagaacgtaacctgtcatggactacaaggactctcgcttaacctaaaaaaaataccgtggatggccaatatgctacgctgactacattgatggccaagacactatgtgcctgggaaatgtactatgtggatacgtggctagaacgtgtactatgtggctgcgatatagtggcctgcaaacatactatgtgtgtggatgcacaatgtacgtggctgggcaatgtactatgtggctgtgcaatatatgtgtctgggcaatgtccaatgtgcaatatggtatgtggacaaaatacttactgtcggcggccaaggattggTCTTAGGAACTGTAATTGTCGGTTGTATTTATATGGaaccgacttggccgcagcagcaccactcctcgattgctcctcctcagcacgcagccccttattgaaacggtccttcatggatcgccatctggtcctcaactttgtcactgtgaatgcaaagaaaaaaaaaggttacatatgtagcattttaaaatgataaaacaaccgtgtgtgatgcaaagtttaggcgttgatagcatcacacacggttgtgtttatcctggcaagatgggtcatagcagcgtatcagcaatactcactaaaggtgcctttgtccttggcggaggcactgtcaaagccatcccacagcgactttgccacctctgcccacaaacgcctagaaaccacctggtccatgtgccgggggtcacggctgtcccacaacgggccacgctcctggatgctggagatcaggagctccacatcgatactctccctgtggtcccgttgtgaaacctagaaaaaatagaaaaaaaaaggttacaaataggcaaatataaacaaccatcatcagcacctggcatgatttgtacctttgccctatcctttgccattttatgtatgtatattgatggtttctaaacctgtatttttgaatgtttttgtgcagggagttcaactgtatgttaccttcccccaaatacttgctgccctgaaaagctatatgtaattaagcttagtaaacagccctagtgaaaccaggttgctcctaatgttcctcccagcaggatgccacaaaaaaaaaaaagataaaaaaaaaaaaacaaatactcacttgccggcctgacgacccatcttggcaccgatctccctgctcccgctgtgtgccttccccctcacttgaagaagcctgtaaaaaaatgtatacaaaaattagtgacaatgctacaaatggcagcgaatagtaagcaactggacataattactcaccgcactccccctcgccgattgcctatgttcagactctgactcactcgtcattcttgcaagtttgctctgcaatgaaaaaatgagcaaaaaatcacattcaaagcaatgccacatacaataaaacattaaaacaaccacaattgactgttgactgataggacaatgcaaactcaaaaagcgacaccacaacgccatacattacaagagaagacaatagaagaaacaatacaagaatagacccaaacaaaattaagcaaaaatagacacctatgtccaaatttaaaaaaaaaaaaaataaaaaaataaagaggaaaaaaaa
This is a stretch of genomic DNA from Ranitomeya variabilis isolate aRanVar5 chromosome 6, aRanVar5.hap1, whole genome shotgun sequence. It encodes these proteins:
- the LOC143783288 gene encoding uncharacterized protein LOC143783288, which translates into the protein MALWCRFLSLHCPISQQSIVVVLMFYCMWHCFECDFLLIFSLQSKLARMTSESESEHRQSARGSAASSSEGEGTQREQGDRCQDGSSGRQVSQRDHRESIDVELLISSIQERGPLWDSRDPRHMDQVVSRRLWAEVAKSLWDGFDSASAKDKGTFMTKLRTRWRSMKDRFNKGLRAEEEQSRSGAAAAKSVPYKYNRQLQFLRPILGRRQTHSSTLQRAPPCEAELHGSPSEPSQPSHSDSRPAPPSSGEPAAGTSGFPLPEASGAPSFGNSRQRQRASDRSVMPEFLHLGTVFQNGFKALRDEMSSMGRRLEILEAELTNPAKHFLSTIAKGLVENLTPELQISVMQDCHNSYDFIIELSYFVFNLHVLELSW